The genomic window TCAGTGGATGGCCTACTTAATGTGAAATGGACAGTCCttggcctgtatctgtatgtggaGGGGACCACAATTTCactaaatatttgcaaaatataaTCACCAActaaaaaatagaataatttattcaagttattatgttaatgaaaaatttgaattatatatttattttcttacacCATTTAAATCTCATTTGAGTATGATAATCAttttggagttatctcccttcaattgattacattttaatttagatGACTATTTTTGTCttgttgtgttttgtgtatgTGTTCTGTTAATGAATGTCTGTATtttgtaccactgtgttgttcttagggagaagacttatataggcaaTGCCCGATGTCTAATCCATTTgacaattgtatttttgtcaataaaattgtttgaaattgaaattgaacacgATGTGCCAGTGGGGACATTTGTATCGGATGTATTTGCACAAACTAAACTTGTCATTTTGCTCATTAGTGTCTAAAGcgcaaaaatgaaaaatggagcattggtttgaccagatttgactttatattatgtataaacactgtttttatttcgacattgaaatgcaaatggtggTCGTGAACAATATCCAACAAATATGGCATACaaggaggtatttcaaacatagaaaatgtattaaattattaaatacTATATAGAACTCTAGAAACTCAAGACGACTGCTTTAAAAACAGTTCAACAGGCGACATTAGGGAAAAATATGTCTATTCagtttttgttatttgtgtgaCTTGGAATTATTCCATGTTATAATTCATGCTACATCTAACCACAAAGTGGCTCTATAGAAAAAACTGATAGCGTCTGCAGAAAATTATTGGCGACTGAAAGAAACTACTTtccaaaacaaacattttggtaaatTTCATGACTATTTATGTGCATATTCTAAGATAATTTCGTTATATTCAACATCATTTTACTATATAGAAGACCCTTAACGACTGTTACATACCTATGGCCTTGAATTTTCTAAATATAGTACATATTTTATCGAACATACCCTGcagtacagtacatatatcacGATTTCGCTACAACTTCATTAAACCACTTCCACTAATGTATCGCCGTCAGGTTTTATTATTAATCAAAGCCAATAACTCGCTGTTACCTGATCATGTTTCATGCACTTTAAATAAAAGATAGGAGTGAATGtcattttctgtaaatattgtGAACTTTGTGAAATTTTGAAGACGGAACCTGAAATAAATGATTCAAACATTCTCCGTTAAGATGCTCTGGTTCAAAGTAATTGTATATTGCTTGTGCTTCAACAAATTTGCTATATCAGCCGAGGAACAGTGTCGCCAAGGTGTTAACTGCCTTCTACCGGACTGTTTCTGTAGTAGATTAGAACATCCTATGGACCGGAATGACATCCCTCAAATGGTGTATTTTGGATTTGATGATGCATTGAATACGGAGAGTATTCAACACTACGATTTTCTCTTTCGACGTAACCAAACCAACCCCAACGGCTGTCCAATAAGCGCCTCATTATACATTTCACATAAAAACACGAATTACGACATCGCAAAAATGTATTACGAGCGTGGATTCGAACTGGCTGTACACAGTGTGAGTCATACAGAAATTGATACATACACAAAGGTGCTTAAAGAAGCTCGTGACCAACGGAACAATATTGCTAATTTGGCTGGTGTCCCTATTGACGAGATTGTCGGATGGAGGAGTCCTAATTTGGTTACGGCAGGTGACGGACAGGCAGCCGCTCTCCAATCCCTGGGGTACACGTATGATATTTCATGGTCTCATGAAAAGCTTCGTGTGACCGATACAAACGTTTGGCCATTTACATTAGATTTTGGTTGCCAGCTTTCAATGAAATGTCCCAAAGAAAAACACAACGGTTTTTGGGTAATTCCGATAAATTCTGTTGTGTGGAAAAAATGGGAATGTGTATACACTGATGGATGCTACGAACGACCTAAAAGTACAGAAGAAGCTTACAATTTCATTATGGATAATTTTAATAGGTATTATCAGGGAAACCGAGCACCATTCGGAATACATATGCACATGGCTTGGTTTCTCCATCCATATACAAAGGCAGGTATGGACAGGGCCATACATGACATGTTGAGATATGAAGATGTATACATAGTAACTGCCAAACAGGTACTGGAGTGGATGAGGCAACCAACCAGAATCTCTGACATCAAACATTTTAAGTATTGGGATTGTAAAGGAAAATCGGATGTAAGAGATGTATCTTTGCCGGATGCTAATACGGATGACCGTGGTGTAAGTGATAACCTTTCGCCAGAAATTAATTTCAAAGACCTTGAAGTAAATGCTAGATCTTCGCAGGAAAATGATATGAAAGACCTCGATGTAAATGATAGTCCTTTAAAGGAAATTAATGTGAAAGACCTGAAAGACCTTGATGAAAATGCTAGATCTTCACCGGAAAATAATAGGAAAGATCTCGATGTAAATGATAGTCCGTCAAAGGAAATTAATTTGAAAGACCTCGATGAAAATGCTAGATCTTCGCCAGAAAATAATAAGAAAGATCTCGATATAAATTATAGTCCGGCAAAGGAAATTAATTTGAAAGGCCTCGATGAAAATGCTAGATCTTCACCGGAAAATAATAGGAAAGATCTCGATGTAAATGATAGTCCGTCAAAGGAAATTAATTTGAAAGACCTTGATGTAAATGCTAGATCTTCGCCGGAAAATAATATGAAAGACCTCGATGTAAATGATAGTCTTTCGTCGAATGATAATACTGGGATGCAATATTCCCCAAACCGAAATGGAGAAAGAGAACATTTGTCGCCAGTTCTTTTACTTGGTGCTGTACTGACCTGTCTATCTGTTGGGATAGTGTATTGGTTGATAGTAAAGAGAGGTAAAAACTATACACCACTGCGGTCTAATTTGCTTGCTGAAGAGTACAGTGATTGCACACTTTAATGTTCAATAATACAGATCAAATAATATATTGGTTATGTTATGTTTCAGTTGATGTACTTTGCAGTGACAGAGTCGTCGATGAAACACATGGTAACAGAAAAACATACATTTGAATAAGGGCGTTATTAAATTTTCAAGGCATGAGATAATATAACAAATTCTAAAAAACAAACTGTCTATACAACGCGTTGAATAAACTATAAACTCGTTTTGACCTTTGATCGGTATGATGTTTAATCACGTGGTTCAATTGGTTTTGTtgacacacaaaaacaaaaagaagttttaaattgtttttgtgatatttataaaGATTTTTATCCAATTATTGCTTTGATAAATATTAAACCTGCCAGCTATGATcaacaatatattattatataatacctTTAGGATATATCCTAACATGTATATGGTATCTTTTCACTCTCGTTAATTATTTTTCAAGAGTTACAAAAAAGACTCGCCGAAGcttgtgtttttgtaacttttgaaaaataacttcaaAAGTGAAAGAAATACTTTATTCAACAACTATCTGTTGTGTTTTCCATTTCTCATATATCTTGGAAATGCcctatttcaaaattgaaattcaactttcgcgttatttctATACGACGACATACATATTCTTTTGCTTCCTAAAATTGTATAGTTACTTTTGTAATATTGGGTTATCGAATTGAGCTTTGATCTCGaaattaataacaaaacagGTTTTAAACCATGcaaagttttgtttatttttttctcctGCGACGAAATGTCGCCAACACTATGCTGTTACGTTTCCAGCGTTAGGGGAGGTGATCGGTATTCATCTATGGTTAATTTATGCTACTAACAACACATaagtagaaaatataaatgCTATTCATGTATTCCTTTGTTTAGGctattgttttataatgtaacaatatactGTATGCATTGCTTAATCTTGTTTTGAGTAAACAATATTGAGATAAAGATTTCGTCATTGTTTGTTTTCGTCTTCTCAAAAGTCAGGGTCATTGATTAGTGTTTTAAATATAAGCAAtacttataatttatttaaacgAGGTGTAATGCATAAGAAGCTGTTTATATTACATAAGAGTTTTTGGAATGCCAGTGCATTGGATCACCTCAAATGATATTATTTGACAGTATCATGTAACTAAAGAACGTCTGCCAAACATCATAAAAATGTGTTGGTCTAATTTATTTTGCTATTATACAATTATGATACTTT from Pecten maximus chromosome 1, xPecMax1.1, whole genome shotgun sequence includes these protein-coding regions:
- the LOC117332082 gene encoding uncharacterized protein LOC117332082, coding for MIQTFSVKMLWFKVIVYCLCFNKFAISAEEQCRQGVNCLLPDCFCSRLEHPMDRNDIPQMVYFGFDDALNTESIQHYDFLFRRNQTNPNGCPISASLYISHKNTNYDIAKMYYERGFELAVHSVSHTEIDTYTKVLKEARDQRNNIANLAGVPIDEIVGWRSPNLVTAGDGQAAALQSLGYTYDISWSHEKLRVTDTNVWPFTLDFGCQLSMKCPKEKHNGFWVIPINSVVWKKWECVYTDGCYERPKSTEEAYNFIMDNFNRYYQGNRAPFGIHMHMAWFLHPYTKAGMDRAIHDMLRYEDVYIVTAKQVLEWMRQPTRISDIKHFKYWDCKGKSDVRDVSLPDANTDDRGVSDNLSPEINFKDLEVNARSSQENDMKDLDVNDSPLKEINVKDLKDLDENARSSPENNRKDLDVNDSPSKEINLKDLDENARSSPENNKKDLDINYSPAKEINLKGLDENARSSPENNRKDLDVNDSPSKEINLKDLDVNARSSPENNMKDLDVNDSLSSNDNTGMQYSPNRNGEREHLSPVLLLGAVLTCLSVGIVYWLIVKRGKNYTPLRSNLLAEEYSDCTL